A window of Haloarchaeobius litoreus contains these coding sequences:
- a CDS encoding V-type ATP synthase subunit E — translation MTLETVVEDIREEARARAEEIREEGEAEAESLVEAAEADAEETLEAAKRRAERNVEQERERELSSAKLEAKQMRLEARRDVLESVRDSVEEAIVDLDGEDREELTRVLLDDAADEFDDADSVLVHGRADDQELVEEILADYDGYQWDGEYDCLGGVVVESEEGRLRVNNTFDSVVEDVWEDELKEISTRLFDEQ, via the coding sequence ATGACCTTGGAAACAGTCGTTGAGGACATACGAGAGGAAGCCCGCGCGCGTGCGGAGGAAATCCGCGAAGAGGGCGAGGCGGAGGCCGAGTCGCTCGTCGAGGCGGCGGAGGCGGACGCCGAGGAGACCCTCGAGGCGGCCAAGCGCCGGGCGGAACGGAACGTGGAACAGGAACGCGAACGTGAGCTGTCGAGTGCGAAGCTCGAGGCGAAGCAGATGCGCCTCGAGGCACGCCGGGACGTGCTCGAGTCGGTCCGCGACTCCGTCGAGGAGGCCATCGTCGACCTCGACGGCGAGGACCGCGAGGAGCTGACCCGTGTGCTGCTCGACGACGCGGCCGACGAGTTCGACGACGCGGACAGCGTCCTCGTGCACGGTCGCGCCGACGACCAGGAGCTCGTCGAGGAGATACTCGCCGACTACGACGGCTACCAGTGGGACGGCGAGTACGACTGCCTCGGTGGCGTTGTCGTCGAGAGTGAGGAGGGCCGCCTCCGGGTCAACAACACGTTCGACTCGGTGGTCGAGGACGTCTGGGAGGACGAACTCAAGGAAATCAGCACCCGACTGTTCGACGAGCAATGA